A stretch of Lysobacter sp. K5869 DNA encodes these proteins:
- a CDS encoding alpha/beta fold hydrolase, which produces MNRRQAGAGGSRRLGWMGAGIAALIVALALLAGCERPTGDGAKPDGADDNGKTPAASTDVGVNQTDPRWVRQSQPHARIAVVFIHGIFGDTLGTWTHANGKSFFDYLASAPGVGDKVDIYAFGFTSRMFGQGSQDIREASIKLHDYLDYHGVSQYDTIVFVGHSMGGLVAMRTLTEYPELSAKVPLMVFFATPQEGSDITRIARYVVANNAIRQMLPADGNDFLKDLSDRWANLRNSGQAPKVICAYETMKTHGELIVPWSSATRFCDEAPPGIADADHISIVKPDRQEHESVVKLVVALRKYALPRIQDASWETPEFVPDGAVWSYALINADEINHAGLINHSDTAQNFRIVLPQGSKLWISPEVTPQRVAAGAREDLKLHVFGAPQAEYRFALQLASLPERTVVVRIPDLAAAQAARAHTLEQTAQAINAHIDAGGEIEFAKLPDSEKWQQMAQVAQDAIAVNAPELPAGARWAAAAEALSALGLADSSKVALRTVAQEFPQAARVPAVLELDKQVTVQVKKKAALEGPERYRPKAVPQAFYQPVAPSTQVKPPQASLPTTRVSPLATRLPSERIRPESAKPRAEAAKVDIAPLQREQVLRDAAVKRVSVDAVAIKPTTIAPAVLEPAALEPAALEPAKPVATLSPAQLQLRELSAIPQAETASPAKTLATPAATARTPALAKPLQATPLQDASKLKRVELEAARAQDR; this is translated from the coding sequence ATGAACAGGCGGCAGGCGGGCGCGGGCGGGAGCCGGCGCCTGGGGTGGATGGGCGCGGGCATCGCCGCGCTGATCGTGGCGCTGGCCTTGCTGGCCGGCTGCGAGCGGCCGACCGGCGACGGCGCGAAGCCCGATGGCGCGGACGACAACGGCAAGACGCCGGCGGCTTCGACCGACGTCGGCGTCAATCAGACCGATCCGCGCTGGGTCCGCCAATCGCAGCCGCACGCGCGCATCGCCGTGGTCTTCATCCACGGCATCTTCGGCGACACCCTCGGCACCTGGACCCACGCCAACGGCAAGAGCTTCTTCGACTACCTCGCCAGCGCGCCGGGCGTCGGCGACAAAGTCGACATCTACGCCTTCGGTTTCACCTCGCGCATGTTCGGCCAAGGCTCGCAGGACATCCGCGAGGCCTCGATCAAGCTGCACGATTACCTCGACTATCACGGCGTGTCCCAATACGACACGATCGTGTTCGTCGGCCACAGCATGGGCGGGCTGGTGGCGATGCGCACGCTGACCGAATACCCCGAGCTCAGCGCCAAGGTGCCGCTGATGGTGTTCTTCGCCACGCCGCAGGAAGGCTCGGACATCACCCGCATCGCCCGCTACGTGGTCGCCAACAACGCGATCCGGCAGATGCTGCCGGCCGACGGCAACGACTTCCTCAAGGACCTCAGCGACCGTTGGGCGAACCTGCGCAACAGCGGCCAGGCGCCGAAGGTGATCTGCGCGTACGAGACGATGAAGACCCACGGCGAGTTGATCGTGCCGTGGAGCAGCGCCACCCGGTTCTGCGACGAAGCGCCGCCGGGCATCGCCGACGCCGACCACATCAGCATCGTCAAACCCGACCGCCAGGAACACGAGTCGGTGGTCAAGCTGGTGGTGGCGCTGCGCAAGTACGCGTTGCCGCGGATCCAGGACGCGAGTTGGGAAACCCCGGAATTCGTGCCCGACGGCGCGGTGTGGAGCTATGCGCTGATCAACGCCGACGAGATCAACCACGCCGGCTTGATCAACCACAGCGACACCGCGCAGAACTTCCGCATCGTCTTGCCGCAGGGATCGAAGTTGTGGATCTCGCCCGAGGTCACGCCGCAGCGCGTCGCCGCGGGCGCGCGCGAGGACCTCAAGCTGCACGTGTTCGGCGCGCCGCAGGCCGAGTACCGTTTCGCCTTGCAACTGGCTTCGCTGCCCGAGCGCACGGTGGTGGTGCGGATTCCCGATCTGGCCGCGGCCCAGGCCGCGCGCGCGCATACGCTGGAACAAACCGCGCAGGCGATCAACGCGCACATCGACGCCGGCGGCGAAATCGAGTTCGCGAAACTTCCCGACAGCGAAAAGTGGCAGCAGATGGCGCAGGTCGCGCAGGACGCCATCGCCGTCAACGCGCCGGAACTGCCGGCCGGCGCGCGTTGGGCCGCGGCGGCCGAAGCGCTGTCGGCGCTGGGCTTGGCCGATTCGTCCAAGGTCGCGCTGCGCACCGTGGCGCAGGAGTTCCCGCAAGCGGCGCGGGTGCCGGCGGTGCTGGAGCTGGACAAGCAGGTGACCGTGCAGGTCAAGAAGAAAGCCGCGCTAGAAGGGCCGGAGCGCTATCGGCCCAAGGCGGTGCCGCAGGCGTTCTATCAACCCGTCGCGCCGTCCACGCAGGTGAAGCCGCCGCAGGCGTCGCTGCCGACGACGCGGGTGTCGCCGCTCGCGACCCGATTGCCGTCCGAGCGGATCCGCCCCGAGTCGGCGAAGCCGCGCGCGGAGGCGGCGAAGGTCGACATCGCGCCGTTGCAGCGCGAGCAGGTATTGCGCGATGCGGCGGTGAAGCGCGTGTCCGTCGATGCGGTCGCGATCAAGCCGACGACGATCGCGCCCGCCGTTCTTGAGCCGGCTGCGCTCGAGCCGGCCGCGCTCGAACCGGCCAAGCCGGTGGCGACGTTGTCTCCGGCGCAGTTGCAACTGCGCGAATTGTCCGCGATACCGCAGGCCGAAACCGCATCGCCCGCCAAGACCTTGGCGACGCCGGCCGCGACGGCGCGGACGCCGGCGCTGGCCAAGCCGCTGCAGGCCACGCCGTTGCAGGACGCGAGCAAGCTCAAGCGCGTCGAGTTGGAAGCCGCGCGCGCGCAGGATCGCTGA
- a CDS encoding Fe-Mn family superoxide dismutase: MAIELPALPYDRTALEPTISAETIDFHYGKHHKAYVDNLNKMIEGTEFASLSLEEIIKKSQGGMFNNAAQIWNHTFYWNCLSPKGGGEPTGKLAELINKAFGDFAKFKEEFTKTAVGTFGSGWGWLVQRPDGSLALVSTPNAATPLTGEDTALLTCDVWEHAYYIDYRNARPKYVEAFWNLVNWDFVASNLK, from the coding sequence ATGGCCATCGAATTGCCTGCCCTGCCGTACGACCGCACCGCGCTGGAACCGACCATCTCGGCCGAAACCATCGACTTCCACTACGGCAAGCATCACAAGGCCTACGTCGACAACCTCAACAAGATGATCGAAGGCACCGAGTTCGCCTCGCTGTCGCTGGAAGAGATCATCAAGAAGTCGCAGGGCGGCATGTTCAACAACGCCGCCCAGATCTGGAACCACACCTTCTACTGGAACTGCCTGTCGCCCAAGGGCGGCGGCGAGCCGACCGGCAAGCTGGCCGAACTCATCAACAAGGCCTTCGGCGACTTCGCCAAGTTCAAGGAAGAGTTCACCAAGACCGCGGTCGGCACCTTCGGCTCGGGCTGGGGCTGGCTGGTGCAGCGTCCGGACGGTTCGCTGGCTCTGGTCAGCACCCCCAACGCCGCCACCCCGCTGACCGGCGAAGACACCGCGCTGCTGACCTGCGACGTGTGGGAACACGCCTACTACATCGACTACCGCAACGCCCGCCCGAAGTACGTCGAGGCGTTCTGGAACCTGGTCAACTGGGACTTCGTGGCCTCGAACCTGAAGTAA
- the grxD gene encoding Grx4 family monothiol glutaredoxin, which produces MSVIERIQTEVESHPIVLFMKGTAQFPMCGFSSRAVQALKAAGATSLHTVNVLEDPEIRANLPRYSNWPTFPQLFIHGELIGGCDITLELYESGELARMISETQSQ; this is translated from the coding sequence ATGTCGGTTATCGAACGGATCCAGACCGAGGTCGAGTCCCATCCGATCGTGTTGTTCATGAAGGGCACCGCGCAGTTCCCGATGTGCGGCTTTTCCAGCCGCGCGGTGCAGGCGCTCAAGGCCGCCGGCGCGACCTCGCTGCACACGGTCAACGTGCTCGAAGATCCGGAAATCCGCGCCAACCTGCCGCGCTATTCCAACTGGCCGACCTTCCCGCAGCTCTTCATCCACGGCGAGCTGATCGGCGGTTGCGACATCACCCTGGAGTTGTACGAGTCCGGCGAACTGGCGCGCATGATCAGCGAGACCCAGTCGCAGTGA
- a CDS encoding SDR family NAD(P)-dependent oxidoreductase has protein sequence MTSAAARSDDSEAGAQALAGRVVLISGAAGGLGSAASVACAAAGATVVLLGRKLPKLNRVYDAAAQAGPEPLLYPLDLEGAQPDDYAEMAQRIESELGRLDGVLHCAADFPGLTPLMQTDPAAFARAVHVNLTAPWWLSQACLPLLAKASDAALVFALDDPKRVGQAYWGGYGAAQHGLAALVGILHAELGNSSVRVSGLRPGPMRTPLRARAYVEESDRSARDPAAYAGACVTLLSAAGAAHRGAVWTPDA, from the coding sequence GTGACTTCGGCCGCCGCCCGTTCCGACGACTCCGAGGCCGGCGCGCAGGCGCTGGCCGGGCGCGTGGTGCTGATCAGCGGCGCCGCCGGCGGGCTCGGTTCGGCCGCCAGCGTGGCGTGCGCCGCCGCCGGCGCCACCGTGGTCCTGCTCGGGCGCAAGCTGCCGAAATTGAACCGGGTCTACGACGCCGCGGCCCAGGCCGGGCCCGAGCCGTTGCTGTATCCGCTCGACCTGGAAGGCGCGCAGCCCGACGACTACGCCGAGATGGCGCAGCGGATCGAATCCGAACTCGGCCGTCTCGACGGCGTGCTGCATTGCGCCGCCGATTTCCCCGGCCTGACCCCGTTGATGCAGACCGATCCGGCCGCGTTCGCGCGCGCCGTGCACGTCAATCTGACCGCGCCGTGGTGGCTGTCGCAGGCGTGCCTGCCGCTGCTGGCCAAGGCCAGCGACGCGGCGCTGGTGTTCGCATTGGACGATCCCAAGCGGGTGGGGCAGGCGTACTGGGGCGGCTACGGCGCCGCGCAGCACGGCCTCGCCGCGCTGGTCGGGATCCTGCATGCCGAACTGGGCAATTCCAGCGTGCGCGTGTCCGGCCTGCGTCCCGGCCCCATGCGCACGCCGCTGCGCGCGCGCGCCTACGTCGAGGAAAGCGACCGCAGCGCGCGCGATCCGGCCGCCTATGCGGGCGCCTGCGTGACCTTGCTGTCGGCCGCCGGCGCCGCCCACCGCGGCGCGGTGTGGACGCCGGACGCCTGA
- a CDS encoding YhgN family NAAT transporter, with protein sequence MTIASAALLLFIILDPLGNIPVFLSLLRGLPPKRQRIVLARELLIALGVLMLFLWGGKYALELMHLRQESVSIAGGIVLFLIGIRMIFPPPEGLMGEIPDGEPFIVPMAIPLVAGPSGMAAVMLMGSNDPSRLGDWSLALMIAWGATAAILFSATILYKLLGRRALIAIERLMGMLLVAISVQMILDGLGAYLPGPP encoded by the coding sequence ATGACCATCGCTTCGGCCGCGCTGCTGCTCTTCATCATCCTCGACCCGCTCGGCAACATTCCGGTGTTCCTGAGCCTGCTGCGCGGGCTGCCGCCCAAGCGCCAGCGCATCGTGCTCGCGCGCGAGCTGCTGATCGCGCTGGGCGTGCTGATGCTGTTCCTGTGGGGCGGCAAGTACGCGCTGGAGCTGATGCACCTGCGCCAGGAGTCGGTGTCGATCGCCGGCGGCATCGTGCTGTTCCTGATCGGCATCCGCATGATCTTCCCGCCGCCGGAAGGGCTGATGGGCGAGATCCCCGACGGCGAGCCCTTCATCGTGCCGATGGCGATCCCGCTGGTCGCCGGCCCCTCGGGCATGGCCGCGGTGATGCTGATGGGCAGCAACGACCCCTCGCGCTTGGGCGACTGGAGCCTGGCGCTGATGATCGCCTGGGGCGCGACCGCGGCGATCCTGTTCTCGGCGACCATTCTTTATAAGTTGCTCGGCCGGCGCGCGCTGATCGCGATCGAGCGCCTGATGGGCATGCTGCTGGTGGCGATTTCGGTGCAGATGATCCTCGACGGCCTGGGCGCGTACCTGCCGGGGCCGCCGTAA